Proteins from a single region of Diorhabda sublineata isolate icDioSubl1.1 chromosome 2, icDioSubl1.1, whole genome shotgun sequence:
- the LOC130440633 gene encoding cytochrome b5 domain-containing protein 1, translating to MDSLKENSRKWPYFAPFEVVVHNTYDDCWVSFLGKVFDITPIIERHMKEKCVQSLLALAGKDISYWFDESTGDIQYYVHPETGCYIPYCPHGPIPDVSLEVPVTDWKPLDRPPWWMDDQYQVGLLTKRVRPIRIINMVCPFYKEVLINVCCEDTFYRIQERYNLFNSDADSYTWRYMGKNLNMNKTMEENNIPDERDNFTDLGLPQNYYVPSVFLYYNDDLKYYDFDNDECEPVPSNDAIGCPSNRF from the exons atggatAGCCTAAAAGAGAATTCCAGAAAGTGGCCATATTTCGCACCATTTGAGGTAGTCGTTCACAATACTTACGATGATTGCTGGGTATCTTTTTTGGGTAAAGTATTCGATATCACTCCAATAATAGAAAGACACATGAAAGAAAAATGTGTTCAAAGTCTATTGGCATTAGCGGGTAAAGATATTTCTTACTGGTTCGATGAATCAACAGGTGATATTCAATATTACGTCCATCCCGAAACTGGATGTTACATACCTTATTGTCCACACGGACCTATTCCTGATGTAAGTTTAGAAGTTCCAGTTACTGATTGGAAGCCATTGGATAGACCACCGTGGTGGATGGATGACCA ATATCAAGTTGGGTTACTAACTAAGAGAGTAAGGCCTATACGAATCATCAACATGGTATGCCCTTTCTATAAAGAAGTTCTAATAAATGTTTGTTGTGAAGATACTTTCTACAGAATCCAGGAAAgatacaatttatttaatagtGATGCAGATAGCTATACATGGAG atatatgggaaagaaCTTAAATATGAACAAAACCATGGAAGAAAATAACATTCCAGACGAAAGAGACAATTTCACAGACTTAGGATTGCCTCAAAATTATTACGTACCGAGTGTATTTTTATACTACAATGATGATCTTAAATACTATGATTTTGATAATGACGAATGTGAACCCGTACCTTCAAATGACGCAATTGGTTGTCCTAGCAATCgcttttaa